A single genomic interval of Pseudodesulfovibrio sp. S3 harbors:
- the uppS gene encoding polyprenyl diphosphate synthase — protein sequence MSKTNIPAHIAIIMDGNGRWATQRGLQRADGHRAGTEAARAIVARCRELGVRHLTLYTFSKENWARPKDEIKTLFELLTSFLKREEKSLREQGIRFNVLGELEAMPMGVRQILKHVMRQTKDCKDMTLNLALNYSGRDEILRAAKAMITKGIPAEAVTEEAFAAELWTAGQPDPDLIIRTSGELRLSNYLLFQCAYAEFYFTDVYWPDFSPDELDKAVADLNERQRRFGKTGEQLDEQ from the coding sequence TTGAGCAAGACAAATATACCCGCCCATATAGCCATCATCATGGATGGCAATGGCAGGTGGGCGACACAGCGCGGGCTGCAACGGGCCGACGGCCATCGTGCCGGGACCGAAGCAGCCCGCGCCATTGTCGCCCGCTGTCGCGAACTGGGCGTGCGCCACCTCACCCTCTACACCTTTTCCAAAGAGAACTGGGCACGCCCCAAGGACGAGATCAAGACCCTGTTCGAATTGCTGACCTCCTTTCTCAAACGGGAAGAGAAAAGCCTGAGGGAACAAGGCATCCGATTCAACGTCCTGGGCGAACTCGAAGCCATGCCCATGGGTGTCCGCCAGATTCTCAAGCATGTCATGCGCCAGACAAAGGACTGCAAGGACATGACCCTCAACCTGGCCCTGAACTATTCGGGCCGGGACGAAATACTTCGTGCCGCCAAGGCCATGATAACAAAAGGAATCCCTGCGGAAGCAGTCACCGAAGAAGCCTTTGCCGCCGAACTCTGGACCGCTGGGCAGCCCGACCCGGATCTGATCATCCGAACCAGCGGTGAACTCCGGTTGTCCAACTATCTCCTGTTCCAATGCGCCTATGCCGAATTCTATTTCACCGACGTATACTGGCCCGATTTCTCTCCGGATGAGCTGGACAAAGCCGTCGCCGACCTGAACGAAAGACAGCGCCGGTTCGGGAAAACCGGCGAGCAGCTCGACGAACAGTGA
- the frr gene encoding ribosome recycling factor has translation MQSVLDDGKKRMVGAVSALDKEFSKLRTGRATTALVDGIIVDYYGTPTPIGQLSSVSVPDSKTITIQPWDKGAFGAVEKAIQSSDLGLNPVNDGKIIRIAIPPLTEERRKDLVKIAKKYTEDAKIAIRNVRRDMNDVLKKMEKDKDISEDEKKHGETDVQKMTDDFVKKADEAMAAKEKEILEI, from the coding sequence ATGCAATCCGTACTTGATGATGGAAAGAAAAGAATGGTCGGGGCCGTCAGCGCCCTTGACAAGGAATTCAGCAAACTGCGCACAGGCCGCGCCACAACAGCCCTGGTGGACGGAATCATCGTGGACTATTACGGCACTCCCACGCCCATCGGGCAGCTTTCCTCAGTGTCCGTCCCCGATTCCAAGACCATTACCATCCAACCTTGGGACAAAGGGGCCTTCGGTGCAGTGGAAAAGGCCATCCAGTCCTCGGACCTCGGTCTCAACCCGGTCAATGACGGCAAGATTATCCGCATAGCCATCCCGCCCCTGACCGAGGAACGCCGCAAGGATCTGGTCAAGATCGCCAAGAAGTACACTGAAGACGCCAAGATCGCCATCCGCAACGTGCGCCGCGACATGAACGACGTGCTCAAGAAGATGGAAAAGGACAAGGACATCTCCGAAGACGAAAAGAAACACGGTGAGACCGACGTCCAGAAGATGACCGACGATTTCGTCAAGAAAGCAGATGAAGCCATGGCCGCCAAAGAAAAAGAGATTCTCGAAATCTAA
- a CDS encoding phosphatidate cytidylyltransferase → MDISPHKQRIATSIGLAVLPALALLFQGWVLFAVLALFSVLTLWEFYSMFRPVQSMTAFKFLGALFTLMLLGAFTAHDARYPAAVLLLAFWASGFMFLLRYNNDVAASYRHSAVFLAGLFYIPLNFHFVIGMDRLEILLVIGAAAVSDTAAFYAGSLWGKKKIWPRISPKKSWAGSLGGLTVCACSTLAYGMTFGMPETGWWKWLLLGAILNVAAQLGDFFESALKRSLDIKDSGVILPGHGGLLDRVDSLLLVIPTYGLISMFHPFFK, encoded by the coding sequence ATGGATATCTCCCCTCACAAACAACGAATCGCCACCAGCATAGGTTTGGCCGTACTGCCAGCCCTGGCCTTACTCTTCCAAGGATGGGTCCTGTTCGCGGTTCTCGCTCTTTTCAGCGTCCTGACCCTGTGGGAATTCTATTCCATGTTCCGCCCGGTGCAGTCCATGACCGCCTTCAAATTCCTGGGCGCGCTTTTCACCCTCATGCTCCTGGGAGCGTTCACCGCCCATGACGCACGCTATCCGGCCGCAGTCCTGCTCCTCGCCTTCTGGGCCTCGGGCTTCATGTTCCTGCTCCGCTACAACAATGATGTTGCGGCATCCTACCGGCATTCCGCCGTTTTCCTGGCCGGTCTCTTCTATATTCCGCTGAATTTCCATTTTGTCATCGGCATGGACAGGCTGGAAATCCTCCTCGTCATCGGCGCAGCCGCCGTGTCGGACACCGCAGCCTTCTATGCAGGCTCCCTATGGGGCAAGAAGAAAATATGGCCCCGCATCAGCCCAAAAAAATCCTGGGCCGGCTCCCTGGGCGGCCTGACTGTCTGCGCCTGCTCCACCCTGGCCTACGGGATGACCTTTGGCATGCCCGAAACGGGCTGGTGGAAATGGCTCCTGCTCGGCGCAATTCTGAATGTCGCCGCCCAATTAGGCGACTTCTTCGAGTCGGCCCTGAAACGCTCCCTGGACATCAAGGATTCCGGCGTCATCCTGCCGGGCCATGGCGGGTTGCTCGACCGGGTGGACAGCTTGCTGCTGGTCATTCCAACCTACGGATTGATTTCCATGTTCCATCCTTTCTTCAAATAG
- the pyrH gene encoding UMP kinase — MQTTRYSRILLKLSGEALAGDQKFGIEPEAIGQFAKEIAEVAASGLQIALVIGGGNIFRGMAASAKGMDRAQGDYMGMLATVMNALAVQDALEKNGCDTRVMTALQMADVAEPYIRRRALRHMDKGRVVICAAGTGNPYFTTDSAAALRALELKCDAIFKATKVDGVYDKDPVKFDDAIKYETVSYMETLEKRLGVMDSTAISMARDNDLPIIVFNLYKEGNIRRAANGETIGTTVQGE, encoded by the coding sequence ATGCAGACAACGCGATACTCGCGAATTTTATTAAAACTCAGCGGCGAAGCCCTTGCCGGGGACCAGAAATTCGGCATTGAACCCGAAGCCATCGGCCAGTTCGCCAAGGAAATTGCCGAAGTGGCCGCCTCCGGCCTGCAGATTGCGCTCGTCATCGGCGGCGGCAACATATTCAGAGGCATGGCCGCCTCCGCCAAGGGAATGGATCGCGCCCAAGGTGATTACATGGGTATGCTGGCCACCGTCATGAACGCCCTGGCAGTCCAGGATGCCCTGGAAAAGAACGGCTGTGACACCCGCGTCATGACCGCGCTGCAAATGGCCGACGTGGCCGAACCCTACATCCGCAGACGCGCCCTTCGGCACATGGACAAAGGCCGTGTGGTCATCTGTGCCGCCGGCACCGGAAACCCCTACTTCACCACAGACTCGGCCGCTGCCCTGCGCGCGCTGGAACTCAAGTGCGACGCCATTTTCAAGGCCACCAAAGTGGATGGCGTGTATGACAAGGACCCCGTCAAATTCGACGACGCGATCAAATATGAAACGGTCTCATACATGGAAACCCTGGAAAAACGGCTTGGCGTCATGGACTCCACGGCCATTTCCATGGCCCGTGACAACGACCTGCCGATCATCGTCTTCAATCTGTACAAGGAAGGCAATATCCGCAGGGCTGCCAATGGCGAAACCATAGGAACGACTGTTCAAGGAGAGTAA
- the tsf gene encoding translation elongation factor Ts, translating to MSITAAQVKDLREKTGAGMMDCKKALVESGGDEEKAVMYLREKGLSKAAKKAGRDTSEGLVTPFVSEDGKTAVIAELLCETDFVAKGDDFQGFAAALSEKIAGLDVTSGTAEDLPADVADVTDLIAKLGENMGVGRFAKVTTDGVLGVYVHSNNKLATIVELTGTDDADTAKDVAMHVAAMNPTCITPDELSADVLEKEKALYIKQAMDEGKPQEIAEKIVVGRMNKFYKEVCLVEQAFIKDDKQTIKQILKGASVASFHRLALGEKAE from the coding sequence ATGTCGATTACCGCTGCACAAGTTAAGGACCTGCGCGAAAAGACCGGCGCAGGCATGATGGACTGCAAGAAAGCCCTGGTGGAATCCGGAGGCGACGAAGAAAAAGCCGTCATGTACCTCCGTGAAAAGGGTCTGTCCAAAGCCGCCAAAAAGGCCGGTCGCGACACCTCCGAAGGCTTGGTCACGCCGTTCGTCTCCGAAGACGGCAAGACCGCCGTTATCGCCGAACTGCTCTGCGAAACCGATTTCGTCGCCAAGGGTGACGACTTCCAGGGCTTTGCAGCTGCTCTCTCCGAGAAGATCGCCGGTCTGGATGTGACCTCCGGCACCGCCGAAGATCTGCCTGCCGACGTTGCCGACGTCACCGACCTCATCGCCAAGCTCGGCGAGAACATGGGTGTCGGACGCTTTGCCAAAGTCACCACCGACGGTGTGCTCGGCGTATACGTCCACTCGAACAACAAGCTCGCCACCATCGTCGAGCTGACCGGCACCGATGACGCTGATACAGCCAAGGACGTTGCCATGCATGTGGCCGCCATGAACCCGACCTGCATCACTCCTGACGAGCTGTCCGCAGACGTTCTGGAGAAGGAAAAGGCCCTGTACATCAAGCAGGCCATGGACGAAGGCAAGCCCCAGGAAATCGCCGAGAAAATCGTCGTTGGCCGCATGAACAAGTTCTACAAGGAAGTCTGTCTCGTTGAGCAGGCCTTCATCAAGGACGACAAGCAGACCATCAAGCAGATCCTCAAAGGTGCTTCCGTCGCCAGCTTCCACCGTCTGGCGCTTGGCGAAAAAGCCGAATAG
- a CDS encoding spore photoproduct lyase family protein, whose translation MTRHLPAHLRKIGHVFVDESMQDSPIANRVRETLAGTSQADIPWTVVSPDQDRVEFSEGDTQALYLKEYKGKFLRFCPGTRAYHCCGYRIIHIGENCPMACSYCILQAYFQDRVLKIWANQDDLFTELDNAFSADRNTRYRVGTGEFTDSLALEHLTGYSHNLIQFLEGHDNVVLELKSKVVDLSWMNATTRADRVLPAWSLNAPFINEHEEFNVSTLTERLEAARTCAEAGFRVCLHFDPVIHYPGWKQGYTEIIDRIFDYVRPEQIAYMSIGSFRCMPQLTPIIADNFPDTTYIYNEFVPGLDGKARLLRPLRVEQFMFMVDRLRSHGMDEQLYFCMESTEVWKEVFGYAPKDFGGLNNRLMTKAFGE comes from the coding sequence ATGACTAGACACCTTCCTGCACACCTGCGCAAGATCGGCCATGTTTTCGTGGACGAATCCATGCAGGACTCCCCCATTGCCAACCGGGTTCGCGAGACATTGGCCGGGACCAGCCAGGCAGACATTCCCTGGACCGTGGTTTCGCCCGACCAGGACCGGGTGGAATTCTCGGAGGGCGACACCCAGGCGCTCTATCTCAAGGAATACAAGGGGAAATTTCTCCGATTCTGCCCCGGCACCCGCGCCTACCACTGCTGCGGCTACCGCATCATTCATATCGGCGAAAACTGCCCCATGGCCTGCTCTTATTGCATCCTCCAGGCCTACTTTCAGGACCGGGTGCTCAAGATATGGGCCAATCAGGACGACCTTTTCACCGAACTGGACAACGCGTTCAGCGCGGACAGAAACACCCGTTACCGCGTGGGCACCGGAGAATTCACCGACTCCCTCGCCCTGGAGCACCTGACCGGATACAGCCACAATCTCATCCAATTTCTCGAAGGGCATGACAACGTGGTTCTGGAGCTGAAATCCAAGGTGGTGGACCTCTCCTGGATGAACGCCACCACCCGCGCGGACCGCGTCCTGCCCGCCTGGTCCCTGAACGCGCCCTTCATCAACGAACATGAGGAATTCAACGTCTCCACCCTGACCGAACGGCTGGAGGCGGCCCGCACCTGCGCCGAGGCCGGATTCAGGGTCTGCCTGCACTTCGACCCGGTCATCCATTATCCCGGCTGGAAGCAAGGCTACACCGAGATCATTGACCGTATCTTCGACTATGTCAGGCCGGAACAGATCGCTTACATGTCCATCGGTTCCTTTCGCTGCATGCCTCAGCTCACCCCGATCATCGCGGACAATTTCCCGGACACCACATATATTTATAATGAATTCGTCCCCGGCCTGGACGGCAAGGCCCGACTGCTCCGCCCCCTGCGCGTCGAGCAGTTCATGTTCATGGTGGACCGACTGCGCTCCCACGGCATGGACGAACAGCTCTACTTCTGCATGGAATCCACCGAAGTATGGAAGGAAGTCTTCGGCTACGCGCCAAAGGACTTCGGAGGATTGAACAACCGGCTCATGACCAAGGCTTTCGGGGAATAA
- the rpsB gene encoding 30S ribosomal protein S2 yields MAYVTMKEMLETGVHFGHQTRRWNPKMRPYIFGARNGIHIMDLQQTVKMFATAHDFIVNTVAKGGKVLFIGTKRQAQESVKSEAERAGMYFVTHRWMGGTLTNFQTIKKSIDRLKNLEQMFEDGSISRYTKKEAVGMNREVKKLNLALGGIKDLNEAPRAAFVIDPKREQIAIQECRKLGIPVVAVVDSNCDPDMVDYIIPGNDDAIRAIKLFATHMADACLEGAAMQKDYKAEAEKAAEKPAEPKTEEKAEAPAEAPAEEKE; encoded by the coding sequence ATGGCTTACGTTACCATGAAGGAGATGCTGGAGACCGGCGTCCACTTCGGCCACCAGACCCGCCGTTGGAATCCCAAAATGCGCCCCTACATCTTCGGCGCCCGCAACGGCATCCACATCATGGACCTGCAGCAGACCGTCAAGATGTTTGCCACCGCCCATGATTTCATCGTCAATACCGTTGCCAAGGGCGGCAAGGTACTGTTCATCGGTACCAAGCGCCAGGCTCAGGAATCCGTCAAGTCGGAAGCCGAGCGCGCCGGTATGTACTTCGTCACCCATCGCTGGATGGGCGGCACGCTGACCAACTTCCAGACCATCAAGAAATCCATTGACCGCCTCAAGAACCTCGAACAGATGTTCGAGGACGGTTCCATCTCCCGCTACACCAAGAAGGAAGCAGTGGGCATGAACCGCGAGGTCAAGAAGCTGAACCTGGCGCTGGGCGGCATCAAGGATCTGAACGAAGCCCCCCGGGCCGCTTTCGTGATCGATCCCAAGCGCGAGCAGATCGCCATCCAGGAATGCCGCAAGCTCGGCATCCCGGTCGTGGCCGTGGTTGACTCCAACTGCGATCCCGATATGGTGGACTACATCATTCCCGGCAACGATGACGCCATCCGCGCCATCAAGCTGTTCGCCACCCACATGGCCGATGCCTGCCTTGAAGGCGCTGCCATGCAGAAAGACTACAAGGCCGAAGCCGAAAAGGCTGCCGAGAAACCGGCTGAGCCCAAAACCGAAGAGAAGGCCGAAGCTCCCGCTGAAGCCCCTGCCGAGGAGAAGGAATAA